The following is a genomic window from Geminicoccus roseus DSM 18922.
TTGAGTGCGTGCTCAGGCGTCGCCGCCCGAGAAGATGTCCTTGCGGATCACCGCATGGACTCCGAAATTGCCGTCCACCACCTGGGTCACCCCGAAATCAACCCCGATGGACATCAGCGAGATCGCCTCGTCCTCGGTGAGGCCCTTGGCGTTCATCAGGAACTGCCGCATCTTGCGGAACGCATCGCGCATGGCACCGTCGACGGACGACTTGGAGTAGATGGCAGACTGCGCGTCGGCTCCCAGCTCCGACAGGTAGTTGGCATAGGTGAAGCCATGGACGACCCAGTCGTCCTTGGTCTCCAGCATCGGGAAGTCGAGGCCCTCGAGCGCCGTCCCGGCCAGGTCCTTCTTCTTGTGCAGGATGAGTTGGAAGGTGCCGGTCAGCGAGCACTCGATCGCGGTGCCGCACAATTCGGAATCACCCTGCGACGCATGGGAGTCGCCGATCGACAGGAGGGCGCCCTCAACCGCGACCGGGTAGTACATCACGGCACCCTTGCCGACGCGCCAGTTGTCCATGTTGCCGCCGAAATAGCCGGGCGGGATCGAATCGACCATGTCGGCTTCGCGCGGCGCCACCGCGATCACGCCGAAATGCGGCCGGATCGGGACCCGGACGTTCTTCAGGACGCCGTAGGTGCGCTCGGTGAGGCTGTGGTCGACCGGCACGCCCGGATAGTCGATCGTGGGGTGCACGACGCCGAACGGATCGGTCTGCGGCACCCAGCGGAAGTTGTAGACGGCCTTGGCCCAGCTGCGCTCCCCCGTCGCGTCGATCTCGTAGATCGTGACCACCTCGCGCGGCTTGGGCTCGGTGAGCAGGTCGTTGTAGTGATAGCCCCACCACGCCGCGGCGTTGCTGCCGAAGGCCTTGCCGGCGAACTCGGGATTGGCGCTGGGACGCGGCTCGACGTCCAGGATGCGCACCTCCAGGACGTCCCCTGGCTCGGCGCCCCGGACATGGACGGGGCCAGTGCAGATATGGACGCCGAAGCCCTCGCCGGCGCCGCGGCCATGGATCGAGGCGTCCATCGGACCGGCGCCCCGCCGGTCGACATTCTTCTGGTCCTTCGTCCAGTGGAACACGCTCTCGGCGCCCGGATCGCCCTTGATCATCCGCTCCGCATCGTCGTTCGCGTGATGGGTGAGCGCCTCGATGGTGACGAGGTCGCCGGAATTCACCTCCAGCTGCGGCTTCAGGAGCTTGCTGAAATAGCCCCAGTGGACCGTGTCGGCGGTGGCGGGCAGGTAGTGGTAGCCGCGTTTGGCCGGCTGCGCCGCCTCGGCTGCCCTGGCCATCGCCGGGGTGACCAGGGAAAGGCCGCCGGCCGCGGCGGCGATCCCGCCGGCCGCGGCAACTGCGCTCTTCATGAAGGAGCGCCGCTCCGCCCCGAGTTCTGCCAGGAAGCGCTGGCGATGCTCGGCAAAATGAGGGCAGTTGCGGTCGTCGCCCTGGCACATTTTATTCTGCCTTTCGAAGTGATGTCTTCGAACAGGCAGCAAATTATGTGCCGGAGGTGACCTGGATGCGGGCGCCTACTCTGCGAGTGCCCGCGCCAGCCCCAGCAGCACCTCGTCCGAACCGCGCCACCCGATCAGCGACACGCCGACCGGGATGCCATCATGGCTGGCGAGCGGCAGGTTGATCTGCGGCAGCCCGGTCAGGCCGGCGATACAGGTCAGCTCGATGATCCGGCCGACTGCCGTGGTCATCTGGGTGAAGCTCTCCTCGCGGCCGGGCGGCAGGATCGGGGTGGTGGGCAGGCACAGCACGGCGTCTTGGCCGAGCAGGCCTTCCAGCCGAGCCCGCGCCTTCTCCCGGAAGGCCTTCGGGCCGACGAGTTCCTCGTCGGAGATCAGGCTGGCCATGGTGATGCTGCGGCCGACCTCGATCGAAAAGCGCGGCACGCAGCGCTCCACCCACGGCCGGAAGGTACGGCCGAACTCGCCGGCCTGCAGCTTGCGCTGGTTCTCCCACCAGGCAGGAAGATCGCCCTCGCCCAGCTCGACCTCGCCCGTTTGCACGAACGAACCCGAGACTTTCTCCAGCACCGGTGCCAGCGCCGAGCGCACCTGGGGCACGGCGATGTCGAAGCAGTCCGTCGCGAGCAGCAGTTTCGCCGGCCGGATCTCGGAAGCCGGCGCCTGCAGCAGCACCTCGCCGACCTTCACGAAGGTCTCGGCATCCCGGGCGAACCAGCCACAGGTGTCGAAG
Proteins encoded in this region:
- a CDS encoding amidase, whose amino-acid sequence is MKDELGAFVPHVDCVVQGARTGPLAGLSFAAKDLFAVAGYRTGGGNPDWERTHPPARRHAWAVQALLDAGATLVGKTITDEISLGLLGRNQFYGTPVNPSAPGRVPGGSSSGSASAVAGGLVDTALGTDSGGSVRTPASFCGLYGLRPTHGRISVEGMDTQSPSFDTCGWFARDAETFVKVGEVLLQAPASEIRPAKLLLATDCFDIAVPQVRSALAPVLEKVSGSFVQTGEVELGEGDLPAWWENQRKLQAGEFGRTFRPWVERCVPRFSIEVGRSITMASLISDEELVGPKAFREKARARLEGLLGQDAVLCLPTTPILPPGREESFTQMTTAVGRIIELTCIAGLTGLPQINLPLASHDGIPVGVSLIGWRGSDEVLLGLARALAE
- a CDS encoding acetamidase/formamidase family protein, coding for MCQGDDRNCPHFAEHRQRFLAELGAERRSFMKSAVAAAGGIAAAAGGLSLVTPAMARAAEAAQPAKRGYHYLPATADTVHWGYFSKLLKPQLEVNSGDLVTIEALTHHANDDAERMIKGDPGAESVFHWTKDQKNVDRRGAGPMDASIHGRGAGEGFGVHICTGPVHVRGAEPGDVLEVRILDVEPRPSANPEFAGKAFGSNAAAWWGYHYNDLLTEPKPREVVTIYEIDATGERSWAKAVYNFRWVPQTDPFGVVHPTIDYPGVPVDHSLTERTYGVLKNVRVPIRPHFGVIAVAPREADMVDSIPPGYFGGNMDNWRVGKGAVMYYPVAVEGALLSIGDSHASQGDSELCGTAIECSLTGTFQLILHKKKDLAGTALEGLDFPMLETKDDWVVHGFTYANYLSELGADAQSAIYSKSSVDGAMRDAFRKMRQFLMNAKGLTEDEAISLMSIGVDFGVTQVVDGNFGVHAVIRKDIFSGGDA